A section of the Gloeobacter violaceus PCC 7421 genome encodes:
- a CDS encoding LysR family transcriptional regulator, whose protein sequence is MTQARNRALPSDTNDMAIFACVVNLGSFARTAEEHNLTPSAVSRVISRLELRLGARLLQRSTRKLSLTEAGAIYHARVIQILADVAEAEAEVAAANLQPRGTLKLSVPVVFGRLHVAPLIGRLMRQFPELAVELTLTDRFVDLIEEGIDLALRIGALPDSRLMARRLCTNRRILVASPDYLARAGTPVRPADLTRHSCLIFTALNRPRDWRLVGPEGTTSVSVTGRLSANNGDALLEAALESLGICPTATFVAAELLMRGELVRVLPEHEFEPTAVHAVYPSARQLSTKVRSAVDLLVRTFADPPPWDRLPVPAPPPPARR, encoded by the coding sequence ATGACACAGGCAAGAAACAGGGCACTCCCGAGCGACACGAACGACATGGCCATATTTGCCTGCGTCGTCAATCTTGGAAGCTTTGCACGGACAGCCGAAGAACACAACCTTACCCCTTCGGCCGTCAGCCGTGTCATCTCCCGCCTCGAGCTGCGGCTGGGCGCGCGGCTGCTGCAGCGCTCCACCCGCAAGCTGTCGCTGACCGAGGCGGGCGCCATCTACCACGCCCGGGTCATACAGATCCTGGCAGACGTTGCCGAGGCCGAAGCGGAAGTGGCCGCGGCAAACCTCCAGCCGCGGGGCACTTTGAAGCTGAGCGTGCCGGTGGTGTTTGGTCGGCTGCACGTGGCACCGCTGATCGGCCGCCTGATGCGGCAGTTTCCCGAACTGGCCGTCGAGCTGACGCTTACCGACCGGTTTGTCGACCTCATCGAGGAGGGGATCGACCTTGCCCTGCGCATCGGCGCCCTGCCGGACTCCCGGCTGATGGCCAGGCGCCTTTGCACCAACCGGCGCATACTCGTCGCAAGCCCCGATTACCTGGCCCGCGCCGGCACCCCCGTCCGCCCCGCCGATCTCACCCGACACTCCTGTTTGATTTTCACGGCGCTCAACCGGCCGCGCGACTGGCGGCTGGTCGGGCCGGAGGGCACCACGAGCGTCTCGGTGACGGGCCGGTTGAGCGCGAACAACGGCGATGCACTACTCGAAGCGGCCCTCGAAAGCCTGGGCATCTGTCCGACCGCGACGTTCGTGGCCGCGGAACTGCTGATGCGCGGCGAGCTTGTGCGCGTCTTGCCGGAGCACGAATTCGAACCGACAGCCGTCCACGCCGTTTACCCCTCGGCCCGGCAGCTCTCCACGAAGGTGCGCAGCGCTGTCGATTTGCTGGTCAGAACCTTCGCAGATCCGCCGCCCTGGGACAGGCTCCCGGTGCCCGCCCCCCCGCCCCCGGCAAGACGCTGA
- a CDS encoding AAA family ATPase, which produces MIPLHLSLSNFLSYRDGRLDFSGIHTACICGANGSGKSSLLEALTWVLWGKSRADSDDDVVRRGATEARVDLTFSCEGQRFRIIRTRVTGKTSSLEFQVGDGDSFRTLTRSSLRVTQEAINEVLKMDYDTFINSAYLRQGRADEFTVKRPAERKEVLVEILNLNRYEQLCERSKEHEKQFAGRAQVLADQLQRSRLALGERPMVQARRDTTAGELEALRAQQTQIQQRLELLSTRSRQREQLAGQLERLDSQITQTHQTHSRLHAQCERQTRVVRELEVLLEQEAQIAQGCARYQQLLAEEAAMGERGSRHQTLTVRRTELERRLDGERHQLELQLQRHKSRFDGLTQQRREAQAVLEEAPKIEQGLAELARVRELLTSYDQRQREVFPHTEEKLQLEREIHRVYSELAAQIPVYEQQQRKLQQDLSRRGFLEQTFQKVSEKVEQLEKKRVYQQRVTEKGLERSTFEAKLRAQQQQYRKELDQLAEKAALLAQGETDCPLCGGPLDAEHRELLGEQHQRQHAELEDHLTLLAHQISAAEHEVRVLRTEYSELVRELEQLPSLLQQQAQLRQQLSAVDESSGTSRQLRSQIQAIRTQLERGDYAQDLKARHTGVLQQIQIINYDEKDHAMARSEADRWRWAEIRAGELERARRQLGQIEAEIPALEQTCHQIESQLTHQQYGQELQNHLRAAAEQLQSLGYDGTAHQNLRKHLQDHLHWLSRQQELIKARNRHPEERGVLQELQKAWAEGKDLLVRLGEQRVALQAELDATPDPREALAAAQAEELLNRRHQEHKLSELGAADQRLAQIDALQEQIAHQQSQLEHAQKQQALYKELTRAFGKNGIQALIIENVLPELETETNRLLSRLCDSQLHVQFITQRASKNAKKLIDTLDILIADARGTRPYETYSGGEAYRVNFAIRLALSRLLARRSGAALQTLIIDEGFGTQDLEGRNRLVQSINTVADDFACILVITHIHELKEAFQSRIEVEKDHQGSQLSVVL; this is translated from the coding sequence ATGATTCCCCTTCACCTGAGCCTCAGCAATTTCTTGAGTTACCGCGACGGTCGCCTGGACTTTTCCGGGATCCATACCGCCTGCATCTGCGGAGCGAACGGTTCAGGCAAATCGTCGCTCTTAGAAGCGCTCACCTGGGTGCTCTGGGGCAAATCGCGGGCCGACTCCGACGACGATGTGGTGCGGCGGGGGGCGACCGAGGCGCGGGTGGATCTGACTTTCTCCTGCGAAGGGCAGCGCTTTCGGATCATCCGCACCCGGGTGACGGGCAAGACCAGCAGCCTCGAATTTCAGGTGGGCGACGGCGACAGCTTCCGCACGCTCACCCGTTCGTCGCTGCGGGTCACCCAGGAGGCGATCAACGAAGTGCTGAAGATGGACTACGACACGTTCATCAATTCGGCCTATCTGCGCCAGGGCCGCGCCGACGAATTTACCGTCAAGCGCCCTGCCGAGCGCAAAGAAGTGCTCGTCGAGATTCTCAACCTCAACCGCTACGAACAGCTGTGCGAGCGCAGCAAAGAACACGAAAAACAGTTCGCCGGCCGTGCTCAGGTGCTGGCCGACCAGTTGCAAAGAAGCCGCCTGGCGCTGGGCGAGCGACCGATGGTCCAGGCGCGGCGGGATACCACCGCAGGCGAACTCGAAGCGCTCCGCGCCCAACAGACCCAGATCCAGCAGCGCCTGGAGTTGCTCTCGACCCGCTCCCGCCAGCGCGAACAACTCGCCGGGCAACTCGAACGCCTCGACAGCCAGATCACCCAGACCCACCAGACCCATAGCCGCCTGCACGCCCAGTGCGAGCGCCAGACCCGCGTCGTGCGCGAACTGGAGGTGCTTCTGGAGCAGGAGGCCCAGATCGCCCAGGGTTGTGCGCGCTACCAGCAACTGTTGGCCGAGGAAGCGGCGATGGGCGAGCGGGGCAGCCGCCACCAGACGCTCACCGTCCGACGCACCGAACTGGAACGGCGCCTCGACGGCGAGCGCCACCAGCTCGAACTGCAGCTGCAACGCCACAAAAGCCGCTTCGACGGGCTCACCCAGCAGCGGCGCGAGGCGCAAGCCGTCCTGGAGGAGGCCCCCAAGATCGAGCAGGGTTTAGCAGAACTGGCGCGCGTCCGCGAGTTGCTTACCAGCTACGACCAGCGCCAGCGCGAAGTCTTTCCCCACACCGAAGAAAAACTCCAGCTCGAACGGGAGATCCACCGCGTCTACAGCGAACTGGCCGCCCAGATCCCCGTCTACGAGCAGCAACAGCGCAAACTGCAGCAAGATCTCAGCCGCCGCGGCTTCCTCGAGCAGACTTTTCAAAAAGTCAGCGAAAAAGTCGAGCAGCTCGAAAAAAAACGGGTCTACCAGCAGCGGGTCACCGAAAAAGGGCTGGAGCGCAGCACCTTCGAAGCGAAACTGCGGGCCCAACAACAGCAGTACCGCAAAGAACTCGACCAGCTGGCCGAAAAAGCGGCGCTGCTGGCCCAGGGGGAGACCGATTGTCCCCTGTGCGGCGGCCCCCTCGACGCCGAGCACCGAGAGCTATTGGGCGAGCAACACCAGCGCCAGCACGCCGAACTCGAAGATCACCTGACGCTATTGGCCCACCAGATCAGCGCCGCCGAGCACGAGGTGCGGGTGCTGCGCACCGAGTACAGCGAGCTGGTGCGCGAACTGGAGCAATTGCCCTCGCTGCTGCAGCAGCAGGCCCAACTGCGCCAGCAACTGAGCGCCGTCGACGAGAGCAGCGGCACCAGCCGGCAGTTGCGCAGCCAAATTCAGGCCATCCGCACCCAGCTCGAGCGCGGCGACTACGCCCAGGATCTCAAGGCCCGCCACACCGGAGTGCTCCAGCAAATCCAGATCATCAACTACGACGAAAAAGACCACGCCATGGCCCGCAGCGAGGCCGACCGCTGGCGGTGGGCGGAGATCCGCGCGGGCGAGCTGGAACGCGCCCGGCGGCAACTGGGGCAGATCGAAGCGGAGATCCCGGCGCTTGAGCAAACCTGCCACCAGATAGAAAGCCAACTCACCCACCAGCAGTACGGCCAGGAGCTGCAAAACCATCTGCGCGCCGCCGCCGAGCAACTGCAATCGCTCGGGTACGACGGCACTGCCCACCAGAACCTGCGCAAGCACCTGCAAGATCACCTCCACTGGCTGAGCCGCCAGCAGGAACTGATCAAAGCGCGCAACCGCCACCCCGAGGAGCGCGGCGTTCTCCAGGAGCTGCAAAAAGCCTGGGCCGAGGGCAAAGACCTGCTCGTGCGTCTGGGCGAACAGCGCGTTGCCCTGCAGGCCGAACTCGACGCCACCCCCGACCCACGCGAAGCCCTGGCCGCAGCACAGGCGGAGGAGCTGCTCAACCGCCGCCACCAGGAGCACAAACTCAGCGAACTGGGGGCAGCCGACCAGCGTCTCGCCCAGATAGATGCCCTCCAGGAGCAAATTGCCCACCAGCAAAGCCAGCTGGAACACGCCCAGAAGCAGCAGGCCCTCTACAAAGAACTCACCCGCGCCTTCGGCAAAAACGGCATCCAGGCGTTGATTATCGAGAACGTACTCCCTGAACTGGAGACCGAGACCAACCGGCTGCTCTCCCGGCTGTGCGACAGCCAGCTGCACGTCCAGTTCATCACCCAGCGCGCCTCCAAAAACGCCAAAAAACTGATCGATACCCTCGACATTTTGATCGCCGACGCCCGCGGCACACGTCCCTACGAAACCTACTCCGGAGGCGAAGCCTACCGGGTCAACTTCGCCATTCGCCTCGCTCTCTCGCGCCTATTGGCCCGCCGCTCCGGGGCCGCCCTGCAGACGCTCATTATCGACGAAGGCTTCGGCACCCAGGATCTTGAGGGCCGCAACCGCCTGGTGCAGTCGATCAACACCGTCGCCGACGACTTTGCCTGTATCCTGGTGATCACCCACATCCACGAACTCAAAGAAGCCTTCCAGTCGCGCATCGAGGTCGAAAAAGACCACCAGGGCTCCCAGCTCAGCGTTGTGCTGTAG
- a CDS encoding MerR family transcriptional regulator — MVHFDNPKDRPVYIISVAAELVGMHPQTLRQYERAGLVHPYRMPGRGEGKGGKERETRLYSEHDIEQLRYIKRLTQELKVNLEGVKQIALLKEELDLRQRELDKQKQKMQQEIQRLRSKIGQLEVQIEEEV, encoded by the coding sequence ATGGTTCACTTCGACAATCCGAAGGACCGGCCCGTGTATATTATCTCGGTCGCGGCGGAGTTGGTCGGGATGCACCCGCAAACCCTGCGCCAGTACGAGCGGGCCGGTCTGGTGCATCCCTATCGCATGCCGGGCCGCGGCGAGGGCAAAGGCGGCAAAGAGCGCGAGACGCGTCTGTATTCTGAGCACGATATCGAGCAGTTGCGCTACATCAAGCGCCTCACGCAGGAGCTAAAAGTCAATCTTGAAGGTGTGAAGCAAATCGCCTTGCTCAAAGAAGAACTCGACTTGCGTCAGCGCGAACTCGACAAGCAAAAGCAAAAGATGCAGCAAGAGATCCAGCGGCTACGCTCGAAGATCGGTCAGCTGGAAGTGCAGATAGAAGAGGAAGTCTGA
- a CDS encoding acetyl-CoA carboxylase carboxyltransferase subunit alpha, producing MTQSRSATPGPSLDFERELMELETRLDDIRRFAEENNVDVSTQLAEIEARAAELRRDLYANLPPKDILQLARNPKRPSTLDYIQLLCEDWVELHGDRLFGDDLALVGGLARLGDHPVVIMGHQKGRDTKDNIQRNFGMPQPEGYRKALRLMDHANHFQLPIIALIDTPGAHAGVDAEQRGQGEAIARNLQHMFSYEVPILCAVIGEGGSGGALAIGVGNRMLMFEYAVYSVISPDSCSVILWRDKKHIEQAANALKITARDLKQLGIVDEIIPEPSGGAHRDPQRAAANLKEALLRHLDELLTLDGPTRRTQRYEKFRAMARFQEI from the coding sequence ATGACGCAATCTCGCAGTGCAACACCCGGACCTTCGCTGGATTTCGAGCGCGAGCTGATGGAACTGGAGACGCGCCTCGACGACATCCGGCGCTTTGCAGAAGAAAACAACGTCGATGTCTCGACGCAACTGGCCGAGATCGAAGCGCGGGCCGCGGAACTGCGCCGCGACCTATACGCCAACCTGCCCCCCAAAGACATTTTGCAGCTGGCCCGCAATCCGAAGCGGCCCAGTACCCTCGACTACATCCAGCTGTTGTGCGAAGACTGGGTCGAATTGCACGGCGATCGGCTGTTCGGCGACGATCTGGCCCTGGTGGGGGGCCTGGCGCGCCTGGGGGATCACCCGGTGGTGATCATGGGCCACCAAAAAGGCCGCGACACCAAGGACAACATCCAGCGCAACTTCGGCATGCCCCAGCCCGAGGGTTACCGCAAAGCTCTGCGCCTGATGGACCACGCCAATCACTTTCAGTTGCCGATCATCGCCCTCATCGACACCCCCGGCGCCCACGCCGGTGTCGATGCCGAACAGCGCGGCCAGGGGGAGGCGATTGCCCGCAACCTCCAGCACATGTTCAGCTACGAGGTGCCCATCCTCTGCGCGGTGATTGGCGAAGGCGGCTCCGGCGGAGCGCTCGCCATCGGCGTCGGCAACCGCATGCTGATGTTCGAGTACGCCGTCTACTCGGTGATTTCTCCCGACAGCTGCTCGGTGATCCTCTGGCGCGACAAAAAGCACATCGAGCAGGCCGCCAACGCTCTCAAGATCACCGCCCGCGATCTCAAGCAATTGGGGATTGTCGATGAGATCATCCCCGAACCCTCGGGCGGCGCCCACCGCGACCCGCAGCGCGCCGCCGCCAATCTCAAAGAAGCACTCCTGCGGCACCTGGATGAACTCTTGACCCTGGACGGCCCTACCCGCCGTACCCAGCGCTACGAAAAATTCCGGGCCATGGCCCGCTTCCAGGAAATCTGA
- a CDS encoding glycosyltransferase family 4 protein, whose protein sequence is MKILALAWEFPPRIVGGIARHVAELYPEIVRLGHEVHLITVEFGQAPGYEVVDGISVHRVPVGAADDFFHWIVLMNEAMGARGAKLLMEDGPFDLIHAHDWLVQDAAVALKYNFKLPVVSTVHATEYGRYNGIWTDTQRYIHLKEFSLVYQSWRTIVCTNYMRGELERAFGCPWDKMDVIPNGIKASKKERADFDRWAFRRRFAYDHEKIVYYVGRMAYEKGVRFLVEAMPKVLREHPDAKFVIIGGGNTDHLRRRVGELGLSNKCFFTGFMPDDDLDCFQQVADCAVFPSLYEPFGIVALESFAAGVPVVVSDTGGLPEVVTHTKTGVVTYTGNADSLAWGILEVIRNPGYAQWLKDNAREAVWTRFGWESIARSTVAVYERVVHERRNTSW, encoded by the coding sequence ATGAAAATCCTTGCCCTGGCCTGGGAATTCCCGCCGCGCATCGTGGGCGGCATTGCCCGCCACGTCGCCGAACTGTACCCGGAGATCGTCCGCCTCGGCCACGAAGTGCATTTGATTACTGTCGAATTCGGCCAGGCGCCGGGCTATGAGGTCGTCGACGGCATCTCCGTGCACCGGGTGCCGGTGGGAGCGGCCGACGACTTCTTTCACTGGATTGTCTTGATGAACGAGGCGATGGGGGCGCGCGGCGCCAAGCTCCTTATGGAGGACGGCCCCTTCGATCTGATCCACGCCCACGACTGGCTGGTGCAGGACGCGGCGGTCGCCCTCAAGTACAACTTCAAGCTGCCGGTGGTCTCCACCGTGCACGCCACCGAGTACGGCCGCTACAACGGCATCTGGACCGACACCCAGCGCTATATTCACCTCAAAGAATTTTCGCTGGTCTACCAGTCCTGGCGGACGATCGTCTGCACCAACTACATGCGCGGCGAGTTGGAGCGCGCCTTCGGTTGCCCTTGGGACAAGATGGACGTCATTCCCAACGGCATCAAAGCGTCCAAAAAAGAGCGGGCGGATTTTGACCGTTGGGCGTTTCGCCGCCGCTTCGCCTACGACCACGAAAAGATCGTCTACTACGTCGGGCGCATGGCCTACGAAAAGGGCGTGCGGTTTCTGGTGGAGGCGATGCCCAAGGTGCTCCGGGAGCACCCGGACGCCAAATTCGTGATCATCGGCGGCGGCAACACCGATCACCTCCGGCGGCGGGTGGGCGAACTCGGCCTCTCTAACAAGTGCTTCTTCACCGGCTTCATGCCAGACGACGATCTCGACTGCTTCCAGCAGGTGGCCGACTGTGCGGTCTTCCCGAGCCTGTACGAACCCTTTGGGATCGTGGCGCTCGAAAGCTTTGCCGCCGGGGTGCCGGTGGTGGTCTCCGACACCGGCGGCCTGCCGGAGGTGGTCACCCACACCAAGACGGGCGTGGTCACCTACACCGGCAACGCCGATTCGCTCGCCTGGGGCATCCTTGAAGTGATCCGCAACCCCGGCTATGCCCAGTGGCTCAAGGACAACGCCCGCGAGGCGGTCTGGACCCGCTTCGGCTGGGAGAGCATCGCCCGCTCGACGGTGGCAGTCTACGAGCGGGTCGTCCACGAGCGCCGCAACACCAGCTGGTAG
- a CDS encoding acyl-CoA desaturase has translation MTANVVSGAGGVAGWRALNWPTLGFLVLMHGLALLAPWFFNWQALAVALGLHWLIGSLGICLGYHRLLTHRSFRVPRGLECVFAMLGALALQGGPIFWVAAHRLHHAHADDDARDPHSSGRGFWWSHVLWLLYRHPELSDGQTHRKYAPDLARQPFYRWLNRYHLLLQIPLAVLLFALGGWPFVVYGVFVRAVVLWHTTWLINSAAHLAGYRTSEVPDSSRNLWWAALLTYGEGWHNNHHAQPNAARAGLRWWEVDMTWWVIRALEMAGLATQVVPPRPNPVR, from the coding sequence ATGACTGCGAATGTCGTTTCGGGCGCCGGGGGCGTTGCTGGTTGGCGCGCGCTCAACTGGCCCACCCTGGGCTTTTTGGTCCTGATGCACGGGCTTGCTCTGCTGGCACCCTGGTTTTTCAACTGGCAGGCATTGGCGGTTGCCCTCGGGTTGCATTGGCTCATCGGCAGCCTGGGCATCTGTCTGGGTTACCACCGGCTTTTGACCCACCGCAGCTTTCGGGTGCCGAGGGGGTTGGAGTGTGTTTTTGCGATGCTGGGAGCCCTGGCGCTGCAGGGCGGCCCCATCTTCTGGGTGGCAGCCCACCGGCTGCACCATGCCCACGCCGACGACGACGCCCGAGACCCCCACTCCTCCGGCCGGGGCTTCTGGTGGAGCCATGTGCTGTGGCTTCTCTACCGGCACCCGGAACTTTCCGATGGCCAAACCCACCGCAAGTACGCCCCGGATTTGGCCCGTCAACCGTTCTACCGCTGGCTGAACCGCTACCACCTGCTGCTGCAGATTCCTTTGGCGGTGCTGCTATTTGCGCTGGGGGGCTGGCCGTTTGTGGTCTATGGAGTGTTCGTGCGTGCGGTCGTGCTCTGGCACACCACCTGGCTCATCAACTCCGCCGCCCACCTGGCAGGTTACCGCACCAGCGAGGTGCCGGACAGTTCGCGCAACCTCTGGTGGGCGGCTCTGCTCACCTACGGCGAGGGCTGGCACAACAACCACCATGCCCAACCGAACGCCGCGCGGGCGGGCCTGCGGTGGTGGGAAGTGGACATGACCTGGTGGGTGATTCGAGCGCTGGAAATGGCCGGGTTGGCGACACAGGTGGTCCCACCCCGACCAAATCCGGTGCGGTGA
- a CDS encoding TetR family transcriptional regulator produces the protein MPRTSSRERLIRAAAELFAAQGVRETTTRQIAERAELNEVTLFRQFGNKHALMLAVIKESGLFAALEESTDPSSAGGGAVRTRFAHLADDCLQAFAQLPELLLSAVVEAERDAAEERIAVGRSLEGVNRSLANRLEAALGERTGGQDLFKIATLLNTLLLGRAVSAYAGAPQTPWVEREDFLASVVELFFCGVFDKTSALQTVNDLDGELVHRILDGAKKSGAQDFALVYVLFAAGLSAEEVSTLARTDQVFDKDRALLQVANRQVPLNRQILGRRYGSYNNNPLTRWLKTRRDGCQAVFIDEIGKPMTPEGVRFRWSVCTRELVTTGAAPPALEQACETWCVEMLTRGANLETLALLTGQPPELLQPFARRAQEKLALETALKLDR, from the coding sequence ATGCCGCGCACTTCTAGCCGGGAACGTTTGATCCGGGCTGCTGCAGAATTGTTTGCCGCCCAAGGCGTCCGGGAAACCACCACCCGGCAGATTGCCGAGCGGGCAGAACTCAACGAAGTCACTCTTTTTCGCCAGTTCGGCAACAAACACGCGCTGATGCTGGCGGTCATCAAAGAATCGGGCCTGTTCGCGGCTCTCGAAGAATCCACTGACCCATCCTCGGCCGGCGGCGGCGCGGTACGCACGCGGTTTGCCCATCTGGCTGACGACTGTTTGCAGGCTTTTGCCCAACTGCCGGAATTGTTGCTCTCGGCGGTTGTGGAGGCTGAGCGCGACGCTGCCGAGGAACGGATTGCTGTCGGCAGGAGTCTTGAGGGGGTTAATCGGTCGCTTGCCAACCGCCTGGAGGCGGCTCTGGGTGAGCGTACCGGAGGACAGGATCTTTTCAAGATCGCCACTTTGCTCAATACGCTTCTGCTCGGCCGGGCGGTAAGCGCTTACGCAGGGGCTCCCCAGACTCCCTGGGTTGAGCGCGAAGACTTCTTAGCCAGTGTGGTGGAACTGTTTTTCTGCGGGGTGTTCGATAAAACCTCGGCGCTACAAACGGTGAACGACCTGGACGGCGAGCTTGTCCACCGGATTCTCGATGGGGCCAAAAAATCCGGTGCCCAGGATTTTGCGCTTGTGTACGTCCTGTTTGCGGCAGGATTGAGCGCCGAGGAGGTGAGCACCCTCGCACGCACCGATCAGGTGTTTGATAAAGACCGCGCTTTGCTGCAGGTGGCGAACCGGCAGGTGCCCCTCAACCGCCAGATCCTGGGCCGCAGGTACGGCTCTTACAACAACAATCCCTTGACCCGTTGGCTGAAGACCCGCCGCGACGGCTGCCAGGCTGTGTTCATCGACGAAATCGGCAAACCGATGACGCCCGAGGGCGTCCGATTTCGCTGGAGCGTCTGTACCCGGGAACTGGTCACGACTGGAGCAGCGCCGCCCGCCCTCGAACAAGCCTGCGAGACCTGGTGCGTGGAGATGCTCACCCGCGGCGCCAATCTTGAAACCCTCGCCCTGCTTACCGGCCAACCGCCCGAACTGTTGCAGCCCTTCGCCCGCCGAGCCCAAGAAAAACTGGCCCTGGAAACGGCCCTCAAACTCGACCGCTGA
- a CDS encoding BON domain-containing protein, protein MYKSKQKFPDLYTEAKSALASLPKQILVGFALWIFMLSATKGEPSPEIVAFTFILTMLLVGVDEWLSSEATDVSANSSQVSSVEPTTIVAQGSIFAVIGTLLFALTSSIAVTILGTFSSWLLIDFLRSLYGKSMQKSVSKRSSQGGQPTLLKMSQGSTLNLAWQVASALKSDPQIGGARFKIISKEGNEDKGIHPNCIYIIIKKENVSNTINITQIDGKIVLEGQVFNEELLSRVVTVAKSVRGIASIETDRVEIK, encoded by the coding sequence ATGTATAAATCAAAACAGAAATTTCCTGATCTTTACACTGAGGCAAAGAGTGCCTTAGCCTCGTTGCCAAAGCAAATACTTGTCGGCTTCGCATTATGGATTTTCATGCTTTCAGCTACAAAGGGGGAGCCGTCCCCAGAGATTGTGGCCTTTACATTTATACTTACAATGTTGCTGGTGGGAGTAGATGAATGGCTCAGCTCGGAGGCGACGGATGTCTCAGCCAATTCATCGCAAGTAAGTTCTGTGGAGCCGACTACTATCGTTGCGCAGGGAAGTATTTTCGCTGTAATAGGTACTTTGCTTTTCGCTCTCACCTCGTCAATTGCTGTTACTATTTTGGGCACTTTCTCAAGCTGGCTACTCATAGATTTCTTGCGTTCGCTGTATGGCAAGTCAATGCAAAAATCGGTTTCCAAACGGTCGAGTCAAGGTGGACAGCCTACACTTCTCAAAATGTCCCAGGGCAGTACGCTCAATCTGGCGTGGCAAGTTGCTTCTGCACTGAAAAGCGATCCACAAATAGGTGGTGCTAGATTTAAAATTATTTCCAAGGAAGGTAATGAAGACAAGGGTATTCACCCTAACTGCATTTACATCATTATTAAGAAAGAAAATGTTTCTAATACTATCAACATTACTCAGATAGATGGAAAAATTGTACTCGAAGGTCAAGTTTTCAATGAAGAGCTTCTTTCGCGAGTAGTAACAGTAGCTAAAAGCGTTCGCGGTATTGCTTCAATCGAAACTGATCGAGTCGAGATCAAGTGA